A part of Aegilops tauschii subsp. strangulata cultivar AL8/78 chromosome 2, Aet v6.0, whole genome shotgun sequence genomic DNA contains:
- the LOC109776612 gene encoding syntaxin-132, producing the protein MSDLPPAAAMGGERDIELGLPTTNTTSGYTLQHILEDIRQFSTLLGSTPTMLHKLEEANKELKSAAESAAVKEIKGRMEKDMDEAVKMARIMKEKLIRIFQGVLVPVLNNMSTGHAYPGLTVPMTLDPSTLSIITALKIKLKERKKDLENLGKAMQEEYIEVVQSRIFTVTGVKLSDEVIRVIDTSSIMQMFEHRVHGIGPEQASAIGEEIKERRAAAMDLGKKNAEVQKNFREMLALVKAQEKIVKALSQSAEARARSAAEELARARSRVQELREEMEETKLLIALVVILFLLCIVAVTLGISG; encoded by the exons ATGAGCGATCTcccgccggcggcggcgatgggggGCGAGCGGGACATCGAGCTGGGCCTTCCCACCACCAACACCACATCAGGCTACACGCTTCAGCACATTCTCGAAGATATCCGCCAGTTCTCGACGCTGCTGGGCAGCACGCCCACGATGCTTCACAAGCTCGAG GAAGCCAACAAGGAGTTGAAATCGGCCGCTGAATCTGCTGCAGTGAAAG AAATCAAGGGGCGCATGGAGAAAGACATGGATGAGGCGGTGAAGATGGCGCGGATCATGAAAGAGAAGCTAATCAGAATCTTCCAAGGCGTGCTGGTTCCAGTTCTGAACAATATGTCAACCGGTCATGCATATCCAGGGCTCACTGTTCCTATGACCCTGGATCCGTCAACGCTGTCCATCATCAC GGCACTGAAGATAAAGCTTAAGGAAAGAAAGAAAGATCTTGAG AATCTGGGAAAAGCTATGCAGGAAGAGTACATAGAAGTGGTTCAGAGCAGGATTTTCACAG TCACCGGAGTAAAGCTCTCTGATGAG GTGATTCGCGTGATCGACACCAGCAGCATCATGCAGATGTTTGAGCACAGAGTCCATGGAATAGGTCCAGAGCAG GCCAGCGCCATAGGGGAGGAAATCAAGGAGCGGCGTGCTGCGGCCATGGATCTCGGCAAGAAGAATGCTGAGGTGCAAAAG AATTTCAGGGAGATGCTGGCGCTTGTCAAAGCGCAGGAGAAAATAGTCAAGGCACTGAGTCAG AGTGCTGAGGCCCGTGCACGATCTGCTGCGGAGGAGCTGGCCCGTGCGCGATCTAGGGTCCAGGAACTGCGCGAGGAGATGGAGGAGACAAAGCTGCTCATCGCACTGGTTGTGATCCTCTTCTTGTTGTGCATCGTCGCGGTTACCCTCGGAATCTCCGGCTGA